The Pseudoalteromonas rubra genome has a segment encoding these proteins:
- the purN gene encoding phosphoribosylglycinamide formyltransferase: protein MAPERSPIRIVVLISGSGSNLQAIMDSCQRNEINGEICAVISNKANAYGLQRAQLADIDTQVLSHKDFDSREAYDQRLAQLIDSYNPDLVVLAGFMRILTADLVQKFKGKMLNIHPSLLPKYQGLNTHQRAIDAKETFHGASVHFVTEELDGGPVIVQAKVPILADDTAHTLSQRVHEQEHIIYPLVVKWFSEHRLTMEADYAVFDNQPLPAQGAPYPEE, encoded by the coding sequence ATGGCACCCGAACGATCTCCAATTCGGATTGTTGTGCTGATCTCAGGTAGTGGCTCTAATTTACAGGCCATTATGGACAGTTGTCAGCGCAACGAAATCAATGGCGAGATCTGTGCCGTCATCAGTAATAAAGCAAATGCTTACGGGCTGCAACGTGCCCAGCTAGCGGACATTGACACGCAAGTATTAAGTCATAAAGACTTTGACAGCCGTGAAGCCTATGACCAACGTTTAGCACAATTAATTGACTCTTATAATCCAGATTTAGTTGTATTAGCTGGATTTATGCGTATTCTAACTGCTGACTTAGTGCAAAAATTTAAAGGAAAAATGTTGAACATTCATCCTTCTTTGTTGCCTAAGTATCAAGGGCTGAATACCCACCAAAGAGCGATTGATGCAAAAGAAACGTTTCATGGCGCCAGTGTTCACTTTGTGACAGAAGAACTAGATGGTGGACCGGTCATCGTACAAGCCAAGGTGCCAATCCTGGCTGATGATACTGCGCACACGCTGTCACAGCGGGTTCATGAACAAGAACATATAATCTATCCTTTGGTGGTCAAGTGGTTCAGCGAACACAGACTAACGATGGAAGCAGACTATGCCGTTTTTGACAATCAACCCCTTCCAGCTCAAGGCGCACCCTACCCAGAAGAATAA
- a CDS encoding DUF3108 domain-containing protein, with the protein MTINPFQLKAHPTQKNKKYSALLFGLSAVFSSSLLASDLVPYRAEYDVLRKGSVHGNAIRELSKVSNDTYSLNYESNIEWMIFSDERTENSLFTYHDKHPKPLLYTLKREGTGPDKSYKIRFDRDNKQLFKDNEKYPINADWNEQRHDVLSYQIALRNDVKAGKTKMSYPIVDKKGNVRNYDFEVVGTEAITLPIGNVETIKVKRLYDNDKRQAMAWLAPAYHYSVVQMFKGKDGVEQFMIQLKSFDAEKSAE; encoded by the coding sequence TTGACAATCAACCCCTTCCAGCTCAAGGCGCACCCTACCCAGAAGAATAAAAAATACAGCGCTTTACTATTTGGTTTAAGCGCTGTTTTCTCTTCTTCCTTATTGGCCAGTGATCTGGTTCCCTACCGCGCAGAATATGATGTACTGCGTAAAGGCTCAGTGCACGGCAACGCCATCAGAGAGCTGTCAAAAGTCTCAAACGACACTTACTCCCTGAATTACGAAAGTAACATCGAATGGATGATTTTCTCCGACGAACGCACAGAAAACTCACTGTTCACTTACCATGATAAGCACCCTAAACCTTTGCTTTACACACTCAAGCGCGAAGGCACCGGGCCGGACAAAAGCTACAAAATCCGCTTTGACAGAGACAACAAACAGCTGTTTAAAGACAATGAGAAATACCCCATCAATGCCGACTGGAACGAACAGCGTCATGATGTTCTGTCATACCAGATAGCCCTGCGCAACGATGTCAAAGCTGGTAAAACCAAAATGAGTTACCCCATTGTCGATAAAAAAGGCAATGTGCGTAACTATGACTTTGAAGTGGTTGGCACCGAAGCCATCACCCTGCCCATCGGCAATGTCGAAACCATTAAAGTGAAGCGCCTGTACGACAACGATAAGCGTCAGGCAATGGCCTGGCTGGCACCGGCATACCACTACTCTGTAGTGCAAATGTTTAAAGGCAAAGATGGCGTGGAGCAATTTATGATCCAGCTGAAGAGCTTTGATGCAGAAAAGTCGGCTGAGTAA
- a CDS encoding GntR family transcriptional regulator translates to MAIVHKTRTQLVAEAIREKILCGEIKAGEPLRQAALADELNVSRIPVREALLQLEAEGLVNFEAHKGATVTRLSAEQIDEIFDLRAILEAELLSHSIDNLTKRDLLEAEAILADLEDATDAGDTQLATGKLNAEFHSKLYSRAERPQTRELVDVYSKNSERYVRMHILLAGGLKTAPEEHRTLLKLCHEKDKAGACEFLKKHITGAKDDIKALLLRLEQEAQ, encoded by the coding sequence ATGGCGATTGTACATAAAACTCGAACTCAACTGGTTGCGGAAGCGATCCGAGAAAAAATTCTGTGTGGCGAAATAAAAGCCGGTGAACCACTGCGTCAGGCTGCGCTGGCCGATGAATTGAACGTTAGCCGTATCCCGGTCAGAGAAGCGTTACTGCAACTCGAAGCCGAGGGCTTGGTGAATTTTGAAGCACACAAAGGGGCCACAGTCACTCGGTTGAGTGCCGAACAGATTGATGAGATCTTTGATTTACGCGCCATACTGGAAGCTGAGCTGCTGAGCCATTCGATTGATAATCTGACCAAACGCGACTTACTGGAAGCCGAAGCCATTTTGGCCGATCTCGAAGACGCCACCGATGCGGGTGATACCCAGCTGGCAACCGGTAAACTGAACGCCGAATTCCACAGTAAGTTGTACAGTCGTGCTGAGCGTCCCCAGACCCGAGAACTGGTCGACGTTTACAGTAAAAACTCAGAGCGTTACGTTCGTATGCATATATTGCTTGCCGGTGGCCTGAAAACGGCACCAGAAGAGCACCGCACTTTACTTAAGCTGTGTCACGAAAAGGACAAAGCCGGTGCCTGCGAATTTCTCAAAAAGCACATCACAGGCGCAAAAGACGACATTAAAGCTTTGCTCCTGCGTCTTGAGCAAGAAGCACAATAA
- the purM gene encoding phosphoribosylformylglycinamidine cyclo-ligase: MSEQKQSLSYKDAGVDIDAGNALVERIKGVVKKTRRPEVMGGIGGFGALCELPTGYKEPVLVAGTDGVGTKLRLAIDLKKHDTVGIDLVAMCVNDLIVQGAEPLFFLDYYATGKLDVDTAADVVTGIGTGCEQAGCALIGGETAEMPGMYEGEDYDMAGFCTGVVEKSKIIDGTKVAEGDQLIALASSGPHSNGYSLIRKVLEVSGADTSEEFAGKPLAEHLLEPTRIYVKPILELLKEVDVHALSHITGGGFWENIPRVLPESAKAVVKGDSWEWPAVFNWLQENGNISTHEMYRTFNCGVGMILVVPADKLAQSLEILKAQGENAWHIGEIQAANAGEEQVEILGGAE, from the coding sequence GTGAGCGAACAAAAACAGTCTCTGAGCTATAAAGACGCAGGCGTTGATATCGATGCGGGCAATGCATTGGTTGAGCGCATTAAAGGGGTAGTTAAAAAGACGCGTCGCCCTGAAGTGATGGGCGGTATTGGCGGCTTTGGCGCATTATGCGAACTACCAACCGGATATAAAGAGCCTGTCTTAGTTGCTGGCACAGATGGCGTAGGCACTAAGCTGCGTCTGGCCATCGATTTGAAAAAACATGATACCGTTGGCATCGACCTGGTTGCCATGTGTGTAAACGACTTAATAGTTCAAGGTGCTGAACCCCTATTTTTCCTTGACTATTACGCGACTGGTAAACTGGATGTTGATACTGCTGCGGACGTAGTAACAGGTATTGGCACTGGTTGTGAGCAAGCTGGCTGTGCCCTGATCGGTGGTGAAACTGCCGAAATGCCTGGCATGTACGAAGGCGAAGACTACGACATGGCCGGTTTCTGTACTGGTGTGGTTGAAAAGTCTAAAATCATTGACGGCACCAAAGTCGCCGAAGGTGATCAGCTGATCGCACTGGCTTCAAGCGGCCCACACTCAAACGGCTACTCGCTGATCCGTAAAGTACTGGAAGTTTCTGGTGCTGATACCAGCGAAGAGTTTGCAGGTAAGCCTCTGGCAGAGCATCTGCTTGAACCAACCCGTATTTACGTTAAGCCTATTCTGGAACTGCTTAAAGAAGTCGATGTGCATGCACTGTCTCACATCACAGGTGGTGGTTTCTGGGAAAACATCCCGCGCGTATTACCTGAATCAGCAAAAGCCGTTGTAAAAGGCGACAGCTGGGAATGGCCTGCTGTATTCAACTGGTTACAGGAAAATGGCAACATCAGCACCCACGAAATGTACCGTACTTTCAACTGTGGTGTGGGCATGATCCTGGTTGTTCCTGCTGATAAACTTGCACAAAGCCTGGAAATCCTGAAAGCACAGGGCGAAAACGCCTGGCACATTGGTGAAATTCAAGCTGCAAACGCAGGTGAAGAACAAGTTGAAATCCTGGGCGGTGCCGAGTAA
- a CDS encoding putative bifunctional diguanylate cyclase/phosphodiesterase has translation MESLSLSLILVGFLLLVVALLPALQICQITQNRGWRVLLALIFFFVCGYLAFAYHVYRTADASPMVLGLSVILMLGAVFVIVVVQLSRSSLLLLQEIAQSERHLARHDSLTELENRQQCTKYVEQCIQQGKAFSVLLLDINNFKQVNDALGHFFGDKLLVAFAGKLRSLAKQGSKVYRMGGDEFVIVTDAASETKLFSLNNGLLKTFNDGLVIDEVHVDVFYSAGARIFDAEEKSSVTELMKHADIAMYAAKNSRQSLVIFDQALHDGVAAEFELFNALKVALSERKLKVFYQPLVCGHNNEVHGLEALLRWTDGPGSYISPLRFIPIAEKNNYIKQITSFVIEQVFKDLDNFLTIEPGVTIHINLSCQDFHGRYLINQLVELQSKYQIQPSCIVFELTESMVMVDVEQARYMIGVLIDMGFAVSIDDFGTGFSSFSMLRELPISQIKIDRSFVSSCLDSDKDQAIVETTIYLANRLGCSVVAEGVEDSKTAAYLNSKGCHYLQGYYISEALEKNSAKQWLHSHRMVKKVLKR, from the coding sequence GTGGAAAGCCTGAGCTTAAGTCTCATCTTAGTTGGGTTCTTGCTGCTGGTGGTGGCACTGCTGCCGGCACTACAGATCTGCCAGATCACTCAAAATCGCGGCTGGCGCGTTTTGCTGGCATTGATCTTTTTCTTTGTATGCGGATATCTGGCCTTTGCTTATCATGTGTACCGCACAGCCGATGCTTCTCCCATGGTGCTCGGTCTGTCGGTGATCCTGATGCTGGGTGCGGTATTTGTAATTGTGGTTGTACAGTTAAGCCGCTCCAGTTTGTTGCTGTTGCAGGAGATTGCACAAAGTGAGCGCCATCTTGCCCGGCACGACTCTTTAACTGAGCTGGAAAATCGCCAGCAGTGCACTAAGTATGTGGAGCAGTGCATACAGCAAGGCAAAGCGTTTAGCGTCTTACTCCTGGACATCAATAACTTCAAGCAAGTAAATGATGCGCTGGGCCATTTCTTTGGTGACAAGCTGCTGGTTGCCTTTGCTGGCAAATTGCGTTCACTAGCCAAACAGGGCAGCAAAGTCTATCGAATGGGAGGCGACGAATTCGTTATTGTGACGGATGCGGCAAGCGAAACTAAGTTGTTTTCACTCAACAACGGACTGCTGAAGACCTTTAATGATGGCCTGGTGATCGATGAAGTTCATGTTGATGTTTTTTACAGCGCGGGAGCGCGTATCTTTGATGCCGAAGAAAAGTCGTCTGTCACTGAGCTGATGAAGCATGCGGATATTGCTATGTATGCAGCCAAAAACAGCAGGCAAAGCCTGGTGATATTTGATCAGGCGCTGCACGACGGCGTGGCCGCAGAGTTCGAACTGTTTAATGCCTTAAAAGTGGCTTTAAGCGAGAGAAAACTCAAGGTGTTTTATCAGCCACTGGTGTGTGGACACAATAACGAAGTGCATGGGCTGGAAGCCTTATTGCGCTGGACTGACGGGCCGGGCTCATACATTAGCCCGCTGCGGTTTATCCCCATTGCTGAGAAAAACAATTATATTAAGCAGATCACCAGTTTCGTCATTGAGCAGGTGTTTAAAGACCTGGACAATTTTTTGACCATAGAGCCGGGTGTCACGATACACATTAATCTGTCTTGTCAGGACTTTCATGGCCGTTACCTCATCAATCAACTGGTTGAGCTGCAATCCAAATATCAAATCCAGCCAAGTTGTATTGTGTTCGAATTAACAGAGAGTATGGTGATGGTTGATGTTGAGCAGGCCAGATATATGATAGGCGTGTTGATTGATATGGGATTTGCGGTGAGCATAGATGATTTTGGCACCGGATTTTCGTCTTTTTCAATGCTCAGAGAGCTGCCTATTTCCCAAATTAAAATTGACCGCTCATTTGTGAGTAGTTGCCTGGACAGTGACAAAGATCAGGCCATAGTCGAAACAACCATTTACCTTGCGAATCGCCTGGGATGTTCGGTGGTTGCTGAAGGGGTGGAGGACAGTAAAACCGCAGCCTATCTCAACAGTAAAGGGTGTCATTACTTACAAGGCTACTATATAAGTGAAGCACTGGAAAAAAATAGCGCAAAACAGTGGTTACACTCCCATCGTATGGTGAAAAAAGTACTTAAGCGTTGA
- a CDS encoding tetratricopeptide repeat-containing sulfotransferase family protein, with protein MTSIQQLHRSAISALNQGQLETAHQYLVKLLNASPDYADGYFLLGVINLQVGQLKKAIKLLEKALGLHSSDEYRAQLTKCYALQGELTLARQTAEQTSPAALTRALDADTFGVALSHVGLHDDALAFFRQALKLTQSNAQYYYNFGVSAKFVGLFDDAEQAFEQALALDKDHHRAHFALSDLKKASAEHNHLTRLQSAFERANTPESQLHLGHALAKEYQDLGEFDSAYHALKQGKAALHSARPFDHPSNDALFERIQALSTTSTVDPKAGHSSREPIFVLGMPRSGTTLVERILSSHSEVMSAGELQDFGISVKRLAQTTSQTVLDPLTLDQAYQCDPHQLGLTYLNATRVVTGSHAHFVDKLPFNFFYVDLIRRALPNAKIICLMRDPMDTCIGNFRQLFTINNPYYAYSLDLMDTARFYSRFYDLMQHWKQLHGEQFYMMQYESLVDNPQQEIAKLLDYCDLPWQDSCMHFHLNDAPVSTASKVQVREPLNRRAIGRWKRFAPHTDAAQQYLRQRGVLS; from the coding sequence ATGACGTCTATCCAGCAATTACACAGAAGCGCCATTAGCGCACTCAATCAGGGCCAGCTAGAAACCGCCCATCAATACCTGGTCAAACTGCTCAATGCATCACCAGACTATGCCGACGGCTACTTTCTGCTCGGTGTGATCAACCTTCAGGTTGGGCAGTTAAAAAAAGCAATCAAATTGCTCGAAAAGGCGCTGGGACTGCATAGCAGTGATGAATACCGGGCTCAGCTGACTAAGTGTTATGCCTTGCAGGGTGAGCTGACACTGGCCAGACAAACCGCAGAGCAGACAAGTCCTGCTGCGTTGACTCGAGCACTTGATGCAGACACGTTTGGGGTTGCACTGAGCCATGTTGGCCTGCACGATGACGCTCTGGCATTTTTCCGCCAGGCACTCAAGCTCACTCAGAGCAACGCGCAGTATTATTATAACTTTGGGGTCAGTGCTAAATTTGTCGGCCTGTTTGATGATGCTGAGCAAGCCTTTGAACAGGCGCTGGCATTAGATAAAGATCATCACAGAGCGCACTTTGCTTTGTCTGATCTGAAAAAAGCCAGCGCAGAGCACAACCACCTGACACGCTTACAAAGCGCCTTTGAGCGGGCAAACACACCCGAATCTCAGCTCCACCTGGGCCATGCTTTGGCAAAAGAATATCAGGATCTGGGTGAGTTTGATTCAGCGTACCATGCACTCAAACAGGGTAAAGCGGCGTTACACAGTGCACGTCCCTTTGATCATCCAAGTAACGACGCCTTGTTCGAGCGCATTCAGGCACTCAGTACCACCAGCACAGTCGACCCAAAGGCTGGCCACAGCAGCCGCGAGCCCATATTTGTGCTCGGGATGCCGCGCTCTGGCACCACACTGGTAGAAAGGATCTTATCCAGTCACAGCGAAGTGATGTCGGCCGGGGAACTACAGGATTTTGGGATCAGCGTAAAACGTCTGGCTCAGACCACCAGCCAGACCGTACTCGACCCGCTCACACTCGATCAGGCTTATCAGTGCGACCCACACCAACTTGGACTGACCTATCTGAATGCAACCCGGGTGGTTACCGGCAGCCATGCACACTTTGTTGATAAGCTGCCATTTAATTTTTTCTATGTTGATCTGATCCGCCGGGCGTTGCCCAATGCCAAAATCATCTGCCTGATGCGTGACCCGATGGATACCTGCATTGGTAACTTCCGCCAGTTGTTTACCATCAACAACCCCTACTACGCTTATTCGTTGGATCTGATGGATACCGCACGCTTTTACAGCCGCTTTTATGATCTAATGCAGCACTGGAAACAGCTTCACGGTGAACAGTTTTATATGATGCAGTACGAATCTCTGGTGGATAATCCGCAACAGGAAATCGCTAAACTACTGGATTATTGTGATTTGCCCTGGCAGGACAGCTGTATGCACTTTCACCTTAACGATGCGCCTGTGTCAACGGCCAGTAAAGTACAGGTGCGTGAGCCGCTTAACCGCCGCGCTATCGGGCGCTGGAAACGCTTTGCGCCACACACAGATGCTGCGCAGCAATATTTGCGACAGCGCGGTGTATTGTCATAA
- a CDS encoding TonB-dependent receptor, translating into MLKPKLISLAIATALPGSIMLSATAQADEAGAEEKSLEVIQITATRRSGSVQEAPLNITALDADIMKDQNIGELADVARWVPGLTVTDQGGRSGSPIIVRGLNTNSSGPDQDGGTVATYVNEIPVSLDMRLTDVERVEVLIGPQGTLYGAGTLGGAIRYMLKAPELDITTVQLYGDLFQNSESDSVGGEGGFIFNTPIIEDELALRASLNQYEDPGFIDYNYVVREGGASLADPDWSSQSDVDNNLKRVADANGETTTTGRISVRWKPNDWFDGTLNYFYQKQESEGRSIVHYQALNPANGLNDRIGKYESAYRYEEPRDKEDDLLSLELKADLGFAELVSASGWSSFEADGQRDQTDLLIRLDYGYEEFPSFSAFTREEEEEDTFTQEIRLVSQGDSAWNWIVGGFYNKFESDASSKEFTPGFGEFAVANFGGEQTRPDNLEYFSVDRSEITEQALFGEVGYQVNDKLTITLGARFYEYEVKAESAVDFPLANTLYSGAGPSDITLDFKQNNAEDDGNLFKFNANYQFTDSVMAYITASEGFRIGGSNGLAPCPDPLPDKQIGCGMPDEMLYTADTTTNYELGLKSTWLKNRLHFNAAIFNVDWDDAQIAGATVVGQLPYTSNAGTANAKGVEISTRAILSDSISTYATYAYTKAELTSDAPYLFNADGTDGGKDGDRLPGSPEHQFSLGINYETEVLGDKTLDINYGLTAQSDIISKVGLRDSGETLSGYGISNLSAKLTGDMWSATLYVNNLFNKYAFTSVRRDVRDITSANGAEIQRNYGHYLNKPLTVGIKFDYQFEL; encoded by the coding sequence ATGCTAAAACCAAAACTCATATCTCTGGCCATAGCGACGGCTTTGCCAGGCTCAATTATGCTCAGTGCAACAGCACAAGCCGATGAAGCAGGTGCCGAAGAAAAGTCTCTGGAAGTTATCCAGATCACGGCCACTCGCCGCAGTGGCTCAGTTCAGGAAGCCCCTTTAAACATCACCGCACTCGATGCGGATATCATGAAAGATCAAAACATCGGTGAACTGGCCGATGTGGCACGTTGGGTGCCAGGTCTGACTGTGACCGATCAGGGTGGTCGCTCTGGATCACCGATTATCGTTCGCGGCCTAAACACCAACTCATCAGGTCCGGATCAAGATGGTGGGACCGTTGCAACCTATGTGAATGAGATCCCCGTTTCACTGGATATGCGCCTGACTGACGTAGAGCGTGTAGAGGTATTAATCGGTCCACAAGGTACCTTGTACGGCGCGGGTACCTTGGGCGGCGCTATTCGCTATATGCTTAAAGCCCCAGAGTTAGACATCACCACAGTGCAACTGTATGGCGACTTATTTCAAAACTCAGAGAGTGATTCGGTTGGGGGTGAAGGCGGCTTTATTTTCAACACCCCCATCATCGAAGATGAACTGGCGCTGCGTGCCAGCCTGAACCAGTATGAAGACCCCGGATTTATTGATTACAACTATGTGGTCCGCGAAGGCGGGGCTTCTTTGGCAGATCCGGACTGGAGCAGTCAAAGTGACGTTGATAACAACCTCAAACGCGTGGCCGATGCCAATGGCGAAACCACCACCACTGGCCGTATTTCTGTGCGCTGGAAGCCAAATGACTGGTTCGATGGTACGCTGAACTACTTTTACCAGAAACAAGAAAGTGAAGGCCGTTCGATAGTACATTATCAGGCACTCAACCCGGCAAACGGACTCAATGATCGCATCGGCAAATATGAATCGGCCTATCGCTATGAAGAGCCCAGAGACAAAGAAGATGATCTGCTGAGCCTGGAATTAAAAGCCGATCTGGGATTTGCAGAACTGGTTTCTGCATCGGGCTGGTCCAGCTTTGAAGCTGATGGTCAGCGCGACCAGACCGATCTGCTGATCCGTCTCGATTATGGCTATGAAGAATTCCCTTCCTTCTCGGCGTTTACCCGCGAAGAGGAAGAAGAAGACACCTTCACGCAGGAGATCCGTCTGGTGTCGCAAGGCGACTCAGCCTGGAACTGGATTGTGGGTGGGTTCTACAACAAATTCGAAAGTGATGCCAGCAGTAAAGAGTTCACCCCTGGTTTTGGTGAATTTGCCGTGGCTAATTTTGGTGGCGAGCAAACCCGCCCGGACAACCTGGAGTATTTCTCGGTCGACCGCAGTGAGATCACAGAGCAGGCCCTGTTCGGGGAAGTGGGTTATCAGGTCAATGACAAGCTAACCATTACCCTGGGAGCACGTTTTTATGAGTACGAAGTGAAGGCAGAGTCTGCCGTTGACTTCCCGCTGGCCAATACGCTCTACAGCGGCGCAGGTCCAAGCGACATCACTCTGGACTTTAAGCAAAACAATGCCGAAGACGATGGAAACCTGTTTAAGTTCAACGCCAATTACCAGTTTACTGACTCAGTCATGGCGTATATCACGGCCAGTGAAGGTTTCCGTATTGGTGGTTCCAACGGTCTGGCGCCGTGTCCGGATCCCCTGCCTGACAAACAGATCGGTTGTGGTATGCCCGACGAAATGCTGTACACCGCGGACACCACCACCAACTATGAATTGGGTCTGAAGAGCACCTGGTTAAAGAACCGCCTGCATTTCAACGCAGCCATTTTCAATGTTGACTGGGATGATGCACAAATTGCCGGTGCAACAGTCGTAGGCCAGCTTCCATATACCTCTAATGCCGGAACAGCCAACGCCAAAGGGGTTGAGATCTCAACTCGTGCCATCCTCAGTGACTCTATCAGCACATATGCAACCTATGCTTACACTAAGGCAGAGTTAACCTCGGATGCCCCTTATCTGTTTAATGCCGATGGCACCGATGGCGGTAAAGATGGTGACAGACTGCCCGGCTCTCCTGAGCATCAGTTCTCCCTGGGTATAAATTACGAGACTGAAGTACTGGGCGATAAAACCCTGGATATCAACTATGGCCTGACGGCACAGAGCGATATCATTTCCAAGGTGGGCCTGCGTGACAGTGGTGAAACCCTCTCGGGATATGGGATCAGCAACCTGTCAGCCAAACTGACCGGCGATATGTGGTCAGCCACTTTGTACGTCAACAACCTGTTCAACAAATACGCCTTTACCTCAGTGCGTCGCGATGTGCGGGATATTACGTCCGCCAACGGCGCTGAGATCCAGCGTAACTATGGTCACTACCTGAACAAACCACTGACAGTCGGCATTAAGTTCGACTATCAGTTCGAACTTTAG
- a CDS encoding class II glutamine amidotransferase codes for MCELLGMSANVPTDICFSFSGLLERGGNTGPHKDGWGITFYEGKGCRTFKDPEPSCQSEIAKLVKAYPIKSVSVISHIRQGNRGRTCLENTHPFTRELWGREITYAHNGQLSNYKDLTTEFYKPVGNTDSELAFCWILDKIREKYPKRPKNMASVFRYAAKLAKTLMDKGVFNMLLTDGVFVLAYCSNNLHWITRRAPFGKATLIDADMVVDFQKETTPDDVVTVIATRPLTNDEQWNKMEPGESVLFKLGEKI; via the coding sequence ATGTGTGAACTTTTGGGCATGTCTGCCAATGTACCCACGGATATTTGTTTTAGTTTTTCCGGGTTGCTGGAGCGTGGAGGGAATACAGGGCCGCATAAAGATGGCTGGGGGATCACTTTTTATGAGGGTAAAGGGTGTCGGACGTTTAAGGACCCTGAGCCAAGCTGTCAGTCGGAAATTGCCAAACTGGTTAAAGCCTATCCGATCAAAAGTGTGTCGGTGATCAGCCACATTCGCCAAGGCAACCGGGGCAGAACGTGTCTTGAGAATACCCATCCATTTACCCGAGAACTGTGGGGCAGGGAAATTACCTATGCACACAATGGTCAACTGTCTAACTATAAAGATCTGACTACTGAGTTTTATAAACCAGTGGGAAATACCGACAGTGAGCTGGCATTTTGCTGGATTTTAGACAAGATCCGTGAGAAATACCCGAAAAGGCCCAAAAACATGGCCTCTGTGTTTCGTTATGCGGCTAAGCTGGCAAAAACCCTGATGGACAAAGGGGTGTTTAACATGCTGCTGACCGACGGGGTGTTTGTGTTGGCGTATTGTTCCAATAATCTGCACTGGATCACGCGGCGTGCGCCGTTTGGAAAAGCGACGTTAATCGATGCGGATATGGTGGTGGACTTTCAAAAAGAAACGACCCCGGATGACGTGGTGACTGTGATTGCAACTCGACCGCTGACGAACGATGAGCAGTGGAATAAGATGGAACCCGGCGAGTCTGTGCTGTTTAAGCTGGGTGAGAAAATCTAG